taattAAACCTaactggaccaaatgatttttgttAAGGATAAAtacattaaatcatgaaaattagtttctgtacctagaaaaatcttaTATTTTTGCAGAGCTGGAATTTGTGTACTGTATATTTCTGGAAAAATATTAACCTCTTAAACTAAGTAGAACTACCTGTGgaaattatttttctttactGCAGTTGCACATTGTTCTATTTTTCATGACCTGTGTGATGCTTAATTAAATGTGAAAATTTTACAGCATGCCCATCTTTAGGTAGAAAACATTTAGTAAAAGTTTAATTACCAGAACTTGCATATTTTGCCGTGTACAAATTCATCTTGTTTTTAGCAGAGGCTAGGTAAAAGATTTTTCATGGTGTGTCTGCTACAGGAAAtggactgaaatttttatggtataTTTCTTATCATGAATTTCCTTCTGTGTAAAAATTTTGTGACCAGGGAGTGTAGGAAACTATAGATTTTGATTTATACATGGATAACTAGTGTAAATAAACTATTTTTGAGTTGCTTGGTTGAGTAGTGTTTTGGGAAAACCACCCCGGTTCCCTGTGAACTAAATCATGTTAGATAATACATGATAAATGATTGCCTTGTGAGATGATTTTGAAAATGGTTGTTTCCAAAGTTGGgttttgttggattacaactctttagtgaagaaaTGAATAAATCGTTACCGCTAAagtaactcacgcatatgcattcatgtagatttgactactctcgctgacagTACGTAcaagctggtgccggagtctgAGAGTGAGCagtgtgaagctcaagttaatctaactgaaattactgaagacttgaaccaaagttcagaagagcccaaggctagctccgctcgggaaggcaagccccggagcatgtcctatctattgtaaatttatgcaactgcttatattcatatctacttgtgcattttaGTTTGTAGGAGTTtcttggaaccctagttgcataatcttaagtacctatatttgaatactagcatgtataggtcgctagttagctatgctaatgattcgatagaagtcgagtgatttcctgtcactcgcgagctcataggagttgaatgtctactacatgctgcaatcataaggtttacgggtggggttgttgtacttgtgataccccgtctgtttagtgaaaatggataaggccgcagtgtgtggtagtggtggttaagcgtttgaacgtactaaccacatgccgagaaatatggtaatcggtaagcttaagtacctgatcggcccggggagtggacttttccctcaccctctttgaacgttgtttctcatgcggccacatgcgggtgcaagcgtGGTCACGACCCGGTGTCGACTGTGGCATGGGGCTCTTGTAGTCAAAGGGGGTGACCCTGGtccacgagccggaaagaaagggtaaatgttgcgtggggactcggttcccatgcgtgtgtttaggtctgcctggccaggttaacaaattcgattcgaatcgtccgcctctcacggatattgggatTGCTTAACctttttgccacatagagtaagatgatgaatatggttgaatgatgaaaagtaattgtttttcaccatgtatgctattgaaTAGATGCTCACTCAGAATGgtcaattgaactagaattttgaagctaaaatttgaaattatggatttactcttagttgcttttcggcgaaacaaacctctccagccaaaagccttggatgtctaggtagtgggctaagtatacccatagtcgggtaagccttgctgagtattagtatgctcaaccttgcttgtggctcaactttgtttcaggtgatatgtttgaagatcagatagctagcttgacttggccgtgtactttacctcctaattggtcggtggagtgggatacgactccggccaacgatgacaatgctgagtgatgtcatgtacgagcttcatcatgacatcttgtatcgtcgtttagaactcgctttatttccgctgcagttgaactctgaactactttcaatttgaatttcaagtacctttctgagatttcgaacttggtttgtaataattaagttaagactcggtaatgtaatatatttgtgaaatgttgtactctctggactcaccttcgtgtgagttgcatgtaagctttgggttcgatcgacgctcaggtggattcttcgggactttacccgacagcactgccggattactccgtttgaagtgcgtgttagccgggattacctttagggtgatggttagcgcacatgagccggattaatttgggcagtTCTGCCACAGAGCGCCTCAAGGGCGCCCTCCGCCTCGGTGTCCAGAAGGCCCTTGGCGTCGTCTCGACGCACTGCATCGTCAACTTCGAGCTGTTGGCCACGGGCTACATCATCTCCGATGGCGACGATGATGCCAAGGTCGACGCTATGGAGCAGGCCGATGGTGCTACCGAAGGTGCCGCCTCCGCCTTGTCCGTGCTTTTCGAAGGCGATCTCCTCCCCAACACTGAAGACGATGAAGACGAGGGCCCACGCGATGGGGAGGGCGACCTGTAGGGAGCTCGGGCTGTGGGCCCAAGTAGAAAAATTAGGATTTTGTTTCGATTATCCTTTTGtgtaaagaaaacaaaaatgtaATCTTAACGGTGCGGCCGCTCGAGGCCTTGTGTATTCGTGCGCATCGTTTTAGTTACTATATTTTCGCGCTCTCGTGTATGTCTTAGATAAATTTCTGCGAGGATTTTCGCATTCATAAGCAACTTAGGCATAGGGAGGagagtggggatgccgtatcccggaggcgtaggcggtcccgcgGCTCGGCCAGCCCCATTCCGTAGTTGCCTATGCCTCGCGTCCATTTTTCTATGTGTATGAGAGGCTTAGATATGaaattttttcgaaaaaacgaTGGCATTTTGGGGACGTCTGGGGGGTTCCCCCCGttatagcccccgagggaggcttggtttTGTCGAGGGCAAAGCCAAGTCTACCTCAGTGTTACGTGCgcgtccgagcccccgagggtttcAGATGATTCCCAAAAGATtgtaagtaaagcgtacttctttattatttcgagAACTTAAAGTACAAGTACAAAGTATGTACAAAAGATCTTGGATtttcaaggatagaagcgacgtagctgctggatgttccaagcgttggtgaagacttcaccCTTCTCATTAGCTGGCTTGTAGGTGCCTGGCTTGAGGACTTCCGCGATGATGTACGAGCCTTCCCATGGAGGAGTGAGCTTGTGGCGCCCTCGGCTGTCCtgccgaagcctcagcaccagatCCCCCTTGTTGAGGACTCAGTGTCGAACCCTCTATTCTTGATATTGTCGTAGGGGCTGTTGGTACCGTGctgagtgtaggagcgccacgtctcaaGCCTCGTCCACCTGATCCAGAGAGTCTtcgcgggcttgctggttctgctgctctgggtaagccttgagcctcggggacccgtactccaagtcagtagGGAGGATGGCCTCAGCGCGATAGACAAGGAAGAACGGGGTGAAGCCAGTAGCTCTGCTCGGTGTCGTTcttaggctccagatgaccgagggtagctctgtaaGCCATCTCCggtcaaacttgttcagcttgttgaaaaTCCTTGGCTTGAGGCCCTGTAGGATCATGTCATTGGCACGTTCCACTTGACCTTTTCGtttgtgggtgcgccacagccgaccagtccacatgCATGTGGTAGccgtcgcagaacgccaagaacttctttccTGTGAGCTGGGTGCCATTGTctgtgatgatcgagttcgggactcCGAACATGTGGATTATGTCAGTGAAGAACAGCAAGGCCtactcggatttgatcttgccgatgggcctagcctcgatccacttggaagACTTGTCGATTGCTACCAACAAGGGAAtccaccaacaagtgggtgaagcccccgggtgcTTTCTGCAATggcccgacgaggtccagtccccacacggcgaaaggccatgtgatggggatggtttCCAGAGCGTGAGCTGGAAGATGCGTCTTtcgggcatagaactggcaaccctcacaGGTTTTCACGATCCCAGTGGCATCGACAGCTGCTGTGAGCCAGTAAAAGACCTGCCTGAACGCATTGCCCATGAGGAGGGTGCGCGGCGCCGTGTGGTGGCCACAGATTCCGGCGTGGATGTCCCAGAGTAGTTCCCTGCCCTCGGGGATGGTGATGCAGTGTTGCAAGATGCCTAAGGGGCTGCGCTTGTACAGCTCATCATCGATCACGATAAAAGACTTGGCCCGCTTGGCGATGCGCCGCGCCTGTGCGCGATCCGAGGGTAGCACCCCTCGGTTTATCCAGTTGAGATACTGGTCGCCCCAGTCTTGAGAAGGCGGGGCCTCGTCAATTTGCATCGCTTCAGCCTCGTCCGCCGAGGAGATCTCAGTCTCCGTCTCCATGGCCTCGGACTCCTCCGCCGAGGGGTCCTTGGCCGAGGGCTCGGTGGCAatagcccccgagggttcggcGGTCGGGGCGCTAGCCCCCGCTGGGTCCTTCAAATCAACAGATGGTTTGGCGAGGTCGCGGGCGAAGATGTTTGGGGGAATGGTGGTCCGTCCAGACGCAATCTTGGCTAGCTCGTTTGcctcctcgttgtacttgcgtgcGATGTGTTTGAGCTCGAGACCGTTGAACTTGTCTTCAAGGCAACGTAC
The Panicum virgatum strain AP13 chromosome 6N, P.virgatum_v5, whole genome shotgun sequence genome window above contains:
- the LOC120678188 gene encoding uncharacterized protein LOC120678188; this translates as MVNEAMDSTQRHAGSFEPAEGAKDVPLDPNCPDGKALKIIRCLEDKFNGLELKHIARKYNEEANELAKIASGRTTIPPNIFARDLAKPSVDLKDPAGASAPTAEPSGAIATEPSAKDPSAEESEAMETETEISSADEAEAMQIDEAPPSQDWGDQYLNWINRGVLPSDRAQARRIAKRAKSFIVIDDELYKRSPLGILQHCITIPEGRELLWDIHAGICGHHTAPRTLLMGNAFRQKFI